The following proteins are co-located in the Acropora palmata chromosome 11, jaAcrPala1.3, whole genome shotgun sequence genome:
- the LOC141858829 gene encoding uncharacterized protein LOC141858829 — protein sequence MRNNEEWRIWSMTSLKYLVLTINREALTVSMTGSGEEELSKITSKPDAQASEDMNSFVLVFKGTNDTKYALYADYGEDRVLAKVLPEGNTNNTIAFVPQQYGDGPFKAIIVKTPSTSTTKCLSSDSSGNLSLKEFEPFHPHPGTLFLVTGA from the exons TATCTGGTTCTCACGATCAACAGGGAAGCCCTTACTGTTAGTATGACTGGATCAGGCGAGGAAGAATTGA GCAAAATAACGTCAAAACCAGATGCCCAGGCCAGTGAAGACATGAATTCTTTTGTCTTGGTCTTTAAAGGCACTAATGATACAAAATATGCGCTGTATGCTGACTACGGCGAGGACAGGGTGTTGGCAAAG GTGCTGCCAGAAGGGAATACAAATAACACCATAGCCTTTGTACCCCAGCAGTATGGCGACGGGCCCTTTAAAGCGATAATCGTAAAGACACCATCCACCTCCACCACAAAGTGCCTTTCCTCGGATAGTAGCGGAAATTTGTCACTGAAAGAGTTTGAACCATTCCACCCACATCCTGGTACTTTATTTTTAGTAACAGGGGCCTAG